The DNA segment GAGCTAACTCCGTATATTCTAAAACAAGAACAGAAGTCACAAAGTTATGGACCTTttatttagaataataataaatagaataaaatacaatacataaATATAAGAGTAAATATATGAACATGGTATGTTATTTCTTTACAATTTATTCTAAAGGTAAAGATCCTCCTCCTCATTTCGCGGAAGAGAAAGCTGAGGCCACTCAGCACCCTTGGGCCTTAAGCCACTGCCAGGATGGTAGCCCTGCTGGTTTTTACTCCCATCCCCTCCCTGCAAACCAGCAAAGACCACAGGTAGAGCTGCTGGGGAATGCTGAGCACAGGTTGGGAGCAGAGGGCACCTGCCTACTGGGGAAGCCCTGAAACTACAAATGAGGCACCTTCTCTAAGACAAATGACACATAAATAGTTCTAGTGCTGGGATGGGGACATCTGGTAAACCCCCATCCTGGGTTTGCACTTCTCCCTTTGATCTTGTGCCTGGGGTACGGACCCAAGCCAGACTCACTCTTCATATGGTTTCAGATGTGCCTTCTTGGCCCTCTCCGTGATCTCCAGGAAGTCCTTGTAGCAGTTTTTGGCCATGACAGTGTATCTCGTGCCACAGCCAAATTCAGTGACCTTGGCTCTCGGCAGGTAGCCTGCCCAGCCAGGGATCGGGGGCTCCTGGAGAGGTTTCTTTACATATTTGCATTCTGTAAAAAGACACCATGGCACAGAGAAAGCaactaaaaaatgttttccacTGACCCAGAAGCTGAGGCCTGAAAACCTGTGACTTGCCTAGGGTCTCCTAGTTCTCAGACCAGCACCCTCTTCCCTAACCAGGACTGTGCCCCCTCCCCTAGAAATGTTTCTTTCTGCCAGcctctgtggctcatgcctgtaatcccagcactttgggaggctgaggcaggcagatcacctgaggtcaggaattcgagaccaccctcggcaacatggtgaaaccccgtctctactaaaaatacaaaaattagccaggcatggtggcatgcacctgtagtcccagctacttggctgaggctgaggctgaggcaggagaatcgcttgaacccgggaggcagaggttgcagtgagccgagatcacaccactgcactccagcctaggcaacagagtgagactccatctcaaaaaaaaaaaaaaaaaaaaaaagaaaaagaaaaagaaatgtatctttctcattttaagaaatggAGCCTTTGCATTTGGCGCTGACCCCTGGGATTTGGAACAGTGCGGGATTCTGGGTGCTATGGGGCAGCTCAGCTGGCCTATGAGAATCTGCAGGGGTGACCAGGGGTGAGGGGAAATGGTTTCAGGGCGCTGCTACCCAGGATCAGGGGGTGGTACTGCAGATTGTACTGGTGCAGGGCCTGCAGGACCGTCTCCTCGGAGTTGACAGGTTTCAGTTTCGGGGCAGTGGCCACTGCGCAGCACAATTCCCGCAGCTGGTCTTTATAGCGCTGTGTTTTCTCCTGGAAGGTTTTCACACAGTGGTTCATGTCATCCTCCTTGGACATTCCTTGGCAGCTGAGGAACGGCACAAAGCCTGCAAGAGCCGAATGGAATCACAGCCTTCAGCAAGACTGGCCAGCAAGGAATTCAGAGCCCACCTAAACGCCCCAGCATTTCAGCCCACCCTTTGGCATTTCTTCCTCAGCCAACAGCACTACGTTTTTCCAAAGGCCATTAATACAAGCAGTGCTATTGTTTCCACTGCGGCTGGGCCCTCCCAAGGCCACAAAAAATGACCTTGGAGCTGGGGAGGGAAGGCCCATTTCAACAAAGGCGATGACAGTAATACTCTTTGAATAGCAAAGCCCCTGATGTCAGCCTGACGGAAAATGGGGAAAGCATTTAATGGGCCAAAATGATAGTCTAAGGAGTAATTgaaattattcatctttttaaagagaaagctTATTTTCCTCGACACTTCCCAAATGCAATTTGGGATCTTTCTTGCCGGACCATCAGGAAATTGCAGGCTTATTAAAAGTGGAGCCCTGTTACACAAAAAGGTAAATTCATTATCTGCAAGACCCACCCCTAGCACAATTTTTCACCATTTCCCACCAAGTAACATATAATCATTACAATTAGTATGGGTAAAACACAACTATTTACTTAAACTGGAGGCTGAATCCTAAGTACTATAATATTGTCacaataaaaccatttttttttttttgaagaacaaATGAGGAAAACTGGTTAAGAACTTGGTTTCaaactgcaaaataaataaataaatctctctccTTATGGAAACCCAACATTTTTGCCATGGTCTCCAGGAAAACAAAACCTGGCTTCAGAGTTGAAAGTAGCAATCCTCACCCCCAGAGCCCTACAATAACCCCCTCTGGAAGAATCTAATTACTAAACTAATCTTGACAGTGTTGGAAGCCTTCCATGCATCGCCCAGACTCCCCAACCCTTGGATGATTAAAAGATATCCTAACATTATGAAGACCCTAGGGGCTTTGCCACAGTTTCCCTGCCATCAGGGCCGACTTTGGTCTGCCTAGGTTTTACATTAGTGCATATATGCACAAACATAAGCATACGAACTACCTTTATCGAGTCTCGCTAAGGACCAAGACATTTAAAATAGGTTTTGTATGCTggctcctttaatcctcacaacaatcttatGGTATCCCATGTAGTGGGTTGAACTGTATCCTCCAAATAGATATATCCaagtcctaacccctggtacctgtgaatgtgctTTTATCTACAAATAGGGACTTCTCAGATATAATTAAGTTAAGGGCCTAAAAATGAGATCATCCCGGATttagggtgggtcctaaatctgatgactgatgtccttatagaggaaagaagagggagacttgtgacacagagacaaaggGGGAAATGCCGTGTGAGGATGAAGAGAGTGACTGGAgagatgctgccacaagccaagaacactggggccaccagaagctggaagaagcaaaGGTGGGATCCTTCCCTAGCGCCTTCAGAAAGAGCATGGCCCTGCGGGCACCTCGATTTCAGACGTCTGGCCTCAGAACTGTGAGGGAATGCATTTCCATCGCTTTAAACCacaaagtttgtggtaatttgttgcagtGGTCCTAGAAAACAAATACATCCATTTTATAGAATGTTGTACCTACCACAGAGAGGCAAGTTACTTACAGTCTCATCAACAGTGACCAGAGATTCGAACCTCAGCTTGTCAGAACCCAAAGCCTATTCTCAACCAGCCATTAGGACCAGAGTGAGGTTGGGCAACCCTGGAATATCGCCCAAGTACTACTCCTCCTGAGAACGGCTGTATGGGAGAGCCGAGGGTCTGTGGGGACCACTGGGTTTGTCACCCACATGGATATGACTTAGTAAGTTCTCAGTAGCCCAGAAGCCTGAGGAGGAATAGCCTCTAGGTAGGGCAACCAATCGTCCTGGTTTGCCAAGGACTGAGGAGTTTCCCAAATGCAAGATTTTCAGTGTTAAGGAAAGTCCCAGGCAGTCCCAGGACAAAGGCAGTCCCAGGTAGACCAGGGCAGTTGGCCAGCCTTCCTTTAGGGGATGCAGGAAAGGATGGGAGCACAAGAATAACCTTTGTGGAGGACTTGAGAAAACCAACTTGGGGAGAACAGGGCCTCTACTTATTCTTGTGTCTATCCTCATCACATTGTGTCTATCCTGGTCCAAATTCATTCAACAGGCATTAAGTGCTTCCTCTGCATACCAGGCCATGTTCTGGGACGTGTGGTCTAAGTTCTGCCCCTCAGAACCCGGCCATCAGCCATCTTCAGCGATGGAATGCTCTCAATGCATGTCTCAAAAGCTAGAGCACCTAGACTGCTCCAGTTGGCTGCACAGACACAGACAGTGGGTCAAGGCAGGGACAGAGACCAGGAGCCGGGTTCCCCTgccaggcacagctgcagggtACGTCCACACTTACCGCTGTAGCCTGGTGTGATTGGCGGGTTTCTCATGAAGGTCTTGGAAGGCTCCATGATTTCGCTCTCTGTTAGTGGAGGGAAGAGGGAATGAAACGGTCTCATCAAAAGTCACTGCCTTAAGGAATCACTATTGAGTGTGCACAAGCTCTTGGGAGTGGAAGAAtgactgccaggggctggggctgagaGGCAGAACTACCATCTTACCCAAAGCCAGCGACACAGCTGGCTTCAGTCATAAACCAATGACCTATTACCAAGGGCCCATCACCTTTTATGTTAACTTGGATAACAGTGTGTAGATCACACCTACCAGGGTCTCCTCTCCCTGGAAGCACCCTCCCCTCCATCCAACAATTGTGAACTGTACTCATACTATGGCTGTGAAACATGATAGAGGCTGGGAATGCAAAGCTTCTGAGCAAGCCCAGAAGCCCCTGTGTTAGGTTCATGAGCCTcaggggaggagagagatgaGGCCCGCACACCCCCAGACCACCTTCTTGATCCAGGTGAAATC comes from the Pan troglodytes isolate AG18354 chromosome 8, NHGRI_mPanTro3-v2.0_pri, whole genome shotgun sequence genome and includes:
- the SPMIP5 gene encoding sperm-associated microtubule inner protein 5 isoform X2, with the translated sequence MEPSKTFMRNPPITPGYSGFVPFLSCQGMSKEDDMNHCVKTFQEKTQRYKDQLRELCCAVATAPKLKPVNSEETVLQALHQYNLQYHPLILECKYVKKPLQEPPIPGWAGYLPRAKVTEFGCGTRYTVMAKNCYKDFLEITERAKKAHLKPYEEIYGVSSTKTSAPSPKVLQHEELLPKYPDFSIPDGSCPALGRPLREDPKTPLTCGCAQRPSIPCSGKMYLEPLSSAKYAEG
- the SPMIP5 gene encoding sperm-associated microtubule inner protein 5 isoform X1, translating into MVSQPGLSDSRPSASSQEPESEIMEPSKTFMRNPPITPGYSGFVPFLSCQGMSKEDDMNHCVKTFQEKTQRYKDQLRELCCAVATAPKLKPVNSEETVLQALHQYNLQYHPLILECKYVKKPLQEPPIPGWAGYLPRAKVTEFGCGTRYTVMAKNCYKDFLEITERAKKAHLKPYEEIYGVSSTKTSAPSPKVLQHEELLPKYPDFSIPDGSCPALGRPLREDPKTPLTCGCAQRPSIPCSGKMYLEPLSSAKYAEG
- the SPMIP5 gene encoding sperm-associated microtubule inner protein 5 isoform X3; translation: MSKEDDMNHCVKTFQEKTQRYKDQLRELCCAVATAPKLKPVNSEETVLQALHQYNLQYHPLILECKYVKKPLQEPPIPGWAGYLPRAKVTEFGCGTRYTVMAKNCYKDFLEITERAKKAHLKPYEEIYGVSSTKTSAPSPKVLQHEELLPKYPDFSIPDGSCPALGRPLREDPKTPLTCGCAQRPSIPCSGKMYLEPLSSAKYAEG